From Thermogladius calderae 1633, a single genomic window includes:
- a CDS encoding glycosyltransferase — protein MSGQKKSVVTIVLDAISWVMVKKDPVCIPYEFSRLGFRSVLITGRALVRVPGVEVYELGLISHRCGLIPLYVCNILNSLASSLYHGLKLVRLLVRIRPYLVLTYYYPSLLPLLSLLSRLLKFRVVVKMDWDGIIRGSYVKRLARGLSSALFSKFADLVIIESYEALLNAARSVPSLYSKLRVVYNGYCDELLKPANVPREPIVLTVARVEPVKGVHDLITAFAKVANKHPQWKLRIVGPVTNREYFSKLVNLVNGLGLNGRVDFVGPISDSQLVEEYSRASIFVLPSYMESSGIARVEDMSFGLPVITSETGGSEVVRGVGIIIKPGDVDGLTRALEIIV, from the coding sequence ATGAGCGGGCAAAAGAAATCCGTAGTTACTATTGTGCTTGATGCCATATCTTGGGTTATGGTTAAGAAGGACCCTGTATGTATTCCCTACGAGTTCTCTAGGCTCGGTTTTAGGAGTGTTTTGATTACTGGTAGGGCTTTGGTTAGGGTTCCCGGTGTTGAGGTTTACGAGCTCGGTCTCATCAGCCATAGGTGTGGTTTAATACCACTCTATGTCTGTAATATACTGAATAGTTTGGCGTCCTCCCTTTACCATGGCCTTAAGTTAGTAAGGCTGTTGGTGAGGATTAGGCCTTACCTTGTGCTTACCTATTACTACCCGTCGCTTTTACCGCTACTCTCACTCCTCAGTAGGCTCCTTAAGTTTCGTGTCGTTGTCAAGATGGATTGGGATGGGATTATTCGTGGCAGCTACGTTAAGAGACTCGCGAGGGGCTTGTCATCGGCGTTGTTTTCTAAGTTTGCCGATTTAGTGATTATTGAGAGTTATGAGGCCTTACTGAATGCGGCCAGGTCCGTGCCCAGCCTTTACTCTAAACTTAGGGTTGTGTATAATGGTTACTGCGATGAGCTTTTGAAGCCGGCTAATGTTCCGCGCGAGCCTATTGTGCTTACTGTGGCTAGGGTTGAGCCGGTCAAGGGCGTTCACGACCTCATAACCGCCTTCGCCAAAGTGGCAAATAAGCATCCTCAGTGGAAGTTGAGGATTGTTGGTCCAGTAACCAACAGAGAGTACTTCAGCAAGCTTGTGAATTTAGTTAACGGGTTAGGGCTCAATGGTAGGGTTGATTTTGTCGGTCCTATCAGCGACTCTCAATTGGTTGAGGAGTATTCGAGGGCCTCTATATTCGTACTTCCATCATACATGGAAAGCTCTGGTATAGCTAGGGTTGAGGACATGTCCTTTGGCCTGCCGGTAATCACCTCGGAGACCGGCGGTTCCGAGGTTGTTAGGGGCGTTGGGATAATTATAAAACCTGGCGATGTAGACGGCTTGACACGGGCACTGGAGATTATCGTCTAG
- a CDS encoding FkbM family methyltransferase, protein MAVVKSRNIIKNWLTASILYLLGRDRIRVRCLSGEAYLPRDIYGRVVRGYFQGFIYQFDCNGNEFLINGQKIRINRLGNCFDLFIAKFKRELPSIKEIFITRVYEKLNVAGRVVVDVGAFVGDSAIYFAVRGAEKVIAIEPHPGAYQEMLENIRLNNMEDKIIPINAGLASRTGWIKISRVDVDSTATTLYKIDNFGNVMTVTLGEIINKYSIPNNAVLKMDCEGCEYDVILNDYEHVKLFGEVILEYHGNLMPLLNTMKRDYDCSVFDKILYCRRRL, encoded by the coding sequence TTGGCTGTCGTTAAGTCAAGGAACATCATTAAGAATTGGCTTACGGCGTCGATATTGTACTTACTTGGAAGGGACCGTATAAGAGTTAGGTGTTTAAGTGGTGAGGCGTATCTTCCGCGGGATATCTATGGAAGGGTTGTGAGGGGATATTTTCAGGGGTTTATTTACCAATTTGATTGCAACGGTAACGAATTTTTAATAAACGGGCAGAAAATCAGGATTAATCGGTTGGGCAACTGCTTTGATTTGTTCATTGCTAAGTTTAAAAGGGAATTACCGTCAATCAAAGAGATCTTCATAACTAGGGTTTATGAAAAGCTCAACGTCGCTGGCAGGGTTGTCGTTGACGTTGGCGCTTTTGTTGGCGATTCAGCCATATACTTCGCCGTGAGGGGTGCTGAGAAAGTTATTGCCATCGAGCCTCATCCGGGAGCTTACCAAGAGATGCTCGAGAACATTAGGCTAAATAACATGGAAGACAAAATAATACCAATAAACGCGGGACTGGCGAGCAGAACGGGTTGGATTAAAATAAGTCGTGTTGACGTAGATAGTACTGCGACGACATTATATAAAATCGACAATTTTGGCAATGTTATGACCGTAACATTAGGCGAGATCATCAATAAATACAGTATCCCTAACAACGCTGTTCTAAAGATGGATTGTGAGGGTTGCGAGTATGACGTTATACTCAATGATTATGAGCATGTCAAGTTATTTGGTGAAGTCATCCTTGAGTATCATGGCAATTTAATGCCATTATTAAATACTATGAAGAGAGACTATGATTGCTCAGTATTTGATAAGATACTGTATTGTAGGCGTAGGTTATGA
- a CDS encoding polysaccharide deacetylase family protein, with product MVLVGLTFDDGFVEQLQIARYLAKRGIRATFFVITGLREYMGHELMGPARWRELAWLGHEVGSHTVTHIDMVKSSEDLIARELVESKKKIEDAIGNEVVSFAYPYGPHSEKAAKLARSIYRVVRTTYIGPASRYQLFDEHGCVIAFNLRLLNMHELPRLVRNFDRFILYTHSPSVFKLSIIVNALRVLNARFMTLSEMIQ from the coding sequence ATGGTGCTTGTTGGTTTAACGTTTGATGACGGTTTTGTGGAGCAGTTACAAATTGCCAGATACCTGGCCAAGCGCGGCATTAGAGCCACGTTCTTCGTAATAACTGGGCTTAGGGAGTACATGGGGCATGAGTTAATGGGTCCAGCCCGGTGGAGAGAGTTGGCGTGGTTGGGGCATGAGGTTGGTAGCCACACTGTGACCCACATAGACATGGTTAAGTCTAGCGAGGATTTGATCGCGAGAGAATTAGTGGAGTCAAAGAAGAAGATCGAGGATGCAATAGGCAACGAGGTCGTGAGCTTTGCCTACCCATACGGACCGCACAGCGAAAAAGCAGCCAAACTTGCCAGGTCTATCTATAGGGTTGTTAGGACCACGTACATAGGCCCAGCCAGTAGGTACCAACTATTTGATGAGCACGGTTGTGTAATAGCCTTTAACCTAAGGCTTTTAAATATGCATGAGTTGCCAAGGCTAGTGCGCAACTTTGATAGGTTTATTCTCTACACGCATTCGCCGTCAGTCTTTAAATTAAGCATTATTGTAAATGCCTTACGAGTGCTAAACGCTCGATTCATGACACTGAGTGAAATGATACAGTGA
- a CDS encoding glycosyltransferase: MICAVIRHPSLKEGQTALARGFLEVLRLIYNNVHVIDTARVKAPKQLFYLLESAKVLVNSCDTVHLLNVNKPLITFMNTFTNKESITYQFSHLLTIHSFWRLKKTAIERGSRVVVGTSRRIAGLFNNGVFTYPPVDTELFRPRDRDWARGLFDLPRDRPIVGYVGDVDVKRGFDIVVRTALKLAKYGVKTVVTSLRVDNATPELVRDLRRAVKDGALIVLGREVPVWYLYNAVDALLLPIRGDYPTEPPMTLIEALASGTPVIGGDSPSMADYRDLYVVVRDKQDYADFVLETLNNKDVHENLAMKSREFAINNLSYNAVAYKLSKYLL, encoded by the coding sequence ATGATCTGTGCAGTAATTAGGCACCCAAGCCTTAAGGAAGGGCAGACCGCCTTAGCTAGGGGCTTTCTCGAGGTCCTTAGGCTCATCTATAACAATGTTCACGTGATAGACACAGCTCGGGTAAAGGCGCCAAAACAACTCTTCTACCTACTAGAAAGTGCTAAGGTCCTCGTGAATTCCTGCGACACGGTGCATTTACTCAATGTTAACAAGCCGCTGATAACGTTCATGAACACGTTCACCAATAAGGAATCGATCACTTACCAATTCTCACACTTGCTAACAATACATAGCTTCTGGAGGTTGAAGAAGACGGCGATAGAGCGCGGTTCCAGAGTTGTGGTTGGTACGTCGCGGCGTATAGCAGGGCTGTTCAATAACGGGGTTTTTACGTACCCGCCCGTTGATACCGAGCTCTTCAGGCCCAGGGATAGGGATTGGGCTAGGGGCTTGTTCGATTTGCCCCGGGATAGACCTATCGTTGGTTACGTAGGCGATGTGGATGTTAAGCGGGGCTTCGATATCGTGGTTAGGACCGCCCTTAAACTGGCTAAGTATGGCGTAAAGACCGTGGTAACATCACTAAGGGTCGATAACGCTACACCCGAGCTAGTTAGGGACTTAAGGAGGGCTGTTAAGGATGGGGCACTAATAGTCCTAGGACGCGAGGTGCCTGTTTGGTACCTCTACAATGCCGTGGACGCGCTCCTACTGCCAATACGTGGCGACTACCCAACTGAACCACCAATGACGCTTATTGAGGCTTTAGCCTCCGGGACCCCAGTAATAGGCGGTGATAGTCCGAGCATGGCGGACTACAGAGATTTATACGTGGTGGTTAGAGATAAGCAGGACTACGCAGATTTTGTTCTAGAAACACTCAATAATAAAGACGTACACGAGAACCTCGCGATGAAAAGTAGGGAATTCGCCATCAATAACCTTAGCTATAATGCCGTGGCTTATAAATTGAGCAAGTACTTACTTTGA
- a CDS encoding glycosyltransferase translates to MPRIAFLVKPGPISHLKIARALANTLGVDIVRRISGNSHYDIIVALDSTPKYLLDFVRSKLRCVRVVAYMHDVRSISHSELTAWDAGRRPLEQRLRRLVSLSAVKPFVDLFLSPTNAVAQTVSEYTGVKPCVVHHCVDTGVYHPRDCERKGLTILTVASKRHIVLNSLAVFSRVSKELNVKLVIRGPCPPHASLVKDVLCLPHLTESELARLYSCADLFLYPSLHEGFALPVLEAMASGLPVVAFAEPSIMEVVGDAAVLVAPTTIDTMVDAVKAVLTTEELRARLSRAGIERAREFTCVKSALELLNCLKLLQ, encoded by the coding sequence ATGCCTAGAATAGCCTTCCTGGTTAAGCCGGGGCCCATCAGCCACTTGAAAATAGCCAGGGCATTAGCAAACACGTTGGGCGTAGATATAGTTAGGAGGATAAGCGGCAACTCGCATTACGACATTATTGTAGCACTTGACTCGACACCGAAGTACTTACTTGATTTCGTTAGGTCTAAGTTACGGTGTGTCCGAGTTGTCGCTTATATGCATGACGTTAGATCGATAAGCCATAGCGAACTGACAGCCTGGGACGCTGGGAGGAGACCGCTTGAGCAGAGATTGAGGAGGTTAGTATCGCTGAGTGCGGTTAAGCCCTTTGTGGATCTTTTCCTATCACCAACTAATGCGGTGGCACAGACAGTTAGCGAGTACACGGGTGTAAAGCCGTGTGTTGTACATCACTGCGTAGACACCGGAGTTTATCACCCACGTGACTGTGAACGTAAAGGGCTCACAATCTTAACGGTGGCATCTAAGAGGCATATTGTCCTCAATTCGCTGGCCGTGTTTTCGAGAGTTAGTAAGGAACTGAACGTAAAACTCGTCATTAGAGGTCCCTGCCCACCACATGCATCGCTTGTAAAGGATGTGTTGTGCTTACCCCACCTCACCGAATCGGAACTGGCCAGGTTATATTCGTGCGCCGACTTATTTCTATACCCATCTCTACATGAGGGTTTCGCACTCCCAGTCCTGGAGGCGATGGCTAGTGGATTGCCTGTAGTGGCGTTCGCCGAGCCGTCAATAATGGAGGTTGTGGGCGATGCCGCTGTGTTAGTGGCCCCAACGACGATCGATACTATGGTTGACGCTGTTAAAGCGGTACTGACTACCGAGGAGCTACGGGCTAGGCTTAGCAGGGCTGGTATTGAGAGGGCGAGGGAGTTTACATGCGTGAAGAGCGCCTTAGAACTGCTTAACTGCCTAAAACTCCTGCAATGA
- a CDS encoding glycosyltransferase produces MTLRRPFGKITGDVLITEGVRPTAIGRLLAVTHRCWSAIAASPSILSPPVNTLYSAPDLVIAVSSLVKDLITNKSLILHPRPPELDTLLKFPIDSKMPWVCYSGVFIPIKGVHKIPEIARDVVGELRREVKFILAGGSQRDTLGSYIIKKAHGYGISDNIKIVGRLPRSDLLRLLSKCSVYIQPSLFDAFSIAAVEAAALGSVPVVTKYVGSKDVITKVDANLVTDLNPKSMAKIIIELLNNDLLLRDLGRVVRKVIGEYLSRSNIVRQVSSLIIQCLE; encoded by the coding sequence ATGACGCTAAGGAGGCCTTTTGGAAAAATCACCGGCGATGTCCTGATAACCGAGGGGGTCAGGCCAACGGCAATTGGGAGACTCCTCGCTGTGACCCATAGGTGCTGGTCGGCGATAGCGGCGTCGCCATCAATACTCAGCCCACCCGTGAACACGCTGTACTCAGCGCCGGATCTGGTGATTGCAGTGTCAAGCCTGGTCAAGGACTTAATCACGAACAAGTCCCTAATCCTTCACCCGAGACCCCCAGAGCTCGACACTTTGCTTAAATTCCCTATTGACAGCAAAATGCCCTGGGTATGCTACAGCGGTGTTTTCATACCCATAAAGGGTGTTCACAAGATACCGGAAATAGCCAGGGACGTCGTAGGGGAACTGCGCAGAGAAGTGAAGTTCATACTCGCTGGGGGCTCTCAGAGAGACACACTAGGCAGCTACATTATTAAGAAGGCCCATGGGTACGGTATCAGCGATAACATAAAGATCGTTGGTCGATTGCCCAGGAGCGACCTCCTTAGATTGTTGAGCAAGTGTAGCGTCTACATACAGCCCTCGCTCTTTGACGCGTTCTCGATCGCCGCAGTTGAAGCCGCGGCTCTCGGCTCCGTACCCGTGGTGACCAAGTACGTGGGTAGTAAAGACGTAATAACAAAGGTCGATGCCAACCTAGTGACGGACCTCAACCCTAAATCTATGGCTAAGATAATAATAGAACTTCTCAACAACGACTTATTACTAAGGGACTTAGGTAGGGTTGTTAGGAAGGTCATAGGCGAATACTTATCCAGGTCTAACATAGTAAGGCAGGTCTCGTCTTTAATTATACAATGCCTAGAATAG
- a CDS encoding glycosyltransferase family 4 protein, translating into MIRVLMGLGYYEVGGFKTVVDNLSKYLPRYGVEVTVATRVIRAEPSDYVNLVKLTPREFLREAKHFDIIHIHQSYPYLSIVAKARLTNVVFTSHGFPPIWVVPGVFNKLIHIYINNIGYKLIFRKYKPVTTAISMYVRNQLKNMYNLNSILIPNGIDLTLFKPSKDTKKPGYPTIINITSYNRFKGSDILLRSFMAIKRKYPEAKLIVRNLSKAERLPNSVKKDVIDLDFLPYEELPKWYANADVYLLTSRWESFGLPILEAFASGIPVIAWDRDDARREHIINSGAGLFFRDSKSLLEAVDEILRNWQEYSRKGINYAQRFGWDSVAREYVKLYEEVLSNEDTKQ; encoded by the coding sequence ATGATAAGGGTTTTGATGGGACTCGGTTACTACGAGGTCGGCGGGTTTAAGACGGTAGTCGATAACTTGAGCAAGTACCTGCCTAGGTATGGTGTTGAGGTTACGGTGGCGACCAGGGTTATCAGGGCTGAACCATCAGACTATGTCAACCTAGTTAAGCTCACGCCTAGGGAGTTCTTACGGGAGGCTAAGCACTTTGATATAATTCACATACATCAATCGTATCCATACCTGAGTATAGTTGCTAAGGCTAGGTTAACTAATGTAGTATTTACATCTCATGGTTTCCCACCAATATGGGTTGTCCCTGGTGTATTTAATAAACTAATTCATATATACATAAATAATATAGGCTATAAATTAATCTTTAGAAAGTACAAACCAGTGACCACAGCAATAAGTATGTATGTGCGGAATCAGCTTAAAAATATGTATAACCTTAATTCAATACTGATACCGAATGGTATCGACTTAACGTTATTTAAACCGAGTAAAGATACTAAGAAACCTGGATACCCAACTATAATCAATATTACCTCGTATAATAGGTTTAAAGGTTCAGATATATTACTCAGGTCATTTATGGCCATTAAACGGAAGTATCCAGAGGCTAAGTTAATAGTTAGGAATCTATCTAAGGCTGAGAGACTACCGAATAGCGTAAAGAAAGATGTAATAGACCTAGATTTCCTACCCTATGAAGAGTTACCTAAATGGTATGCCAATGCTGATGTCTATCTGCTAACATCAAGGTGGGAAAGCTTTGGATTACCAATACTTGAAGCCTTTGCCTCAGGAATACCGGTAATAGCATGGGATAGGGATGATGCTAGGAGGGAGCACATAATTAATTCAGGGGCAGGGCTGTTCTTCAGGGATTCAAAGTCCTTGCTTGAGGCTGTTGATGAGATTTTGAGGAATTGGCAGGAGTACTCCAGGAAGGGCATTAACTACGCCCAAAGATTTGGCTGGGACTCAGTGGCTAGAGAGTACGTGAAGCTCTACGAGGAGGTGCTCAGTAACGAGGATACTAAGCAGTAA
- a CDS encoding glycosyltransferase family 2 protein — MSPFISVIITAYNRREFLKHAVRSVLNQTLDKGLYEIIVVKNFKDPEVDRLIEQSRGKVIELDAASIGLKLARGIEEAEGEVVAFLEDDDIYMPTKLVRIYDVFSNDEKLIYFHHNVAAIDKNGKPIFDKLIEHSNVNEFVRAESANEKKAIFAKYGWSLGLRNSSMAVRRDFIKRFVNVIRLFPDAVDVLLYLLALSSEGTILHSPERLTLFRLSSTSASSVRFVEDPETRFRRAVKNSIRHALARHALVVTAGLLDKWLAKYTNYDEASIIGGVFSDWGAWLVKPLTNYIIGNRPSARYLGTAIFGLTYLLNPTLAKRLIYYYYTKFSHISFSWS, encoded by the coding sequence ATGAGTCCGTTCATTAGTGTTATCATCACTGCTTATAATAGGCGTGAGTTCCTTAAACATGCTGTTAGGTCTGTTCTTAATCAGACCCTAGATAAAGGTCTTTATGAAATAATTGTGGTTAAGAATTTCAAAGATCCCGAAGTCGATAGATTAATCGAGCAAAGCAGGGGTAAGGTAATCGAGCTTGATGCCGCATCAATAGGCTTAAAACTTGCGAGAGGTATTGAAGAAGCGGAGGGCGAGGTTGTCGCATTTCTTGAGGATGACGATATTTACATGCCAACTAAGCTTGTTCGCATTTATGATGTGTTCTCTAATGATGAGAAACTGATTTACTTTCACCATAATGTGGCCGCAATTGACAAGAATGGAAAGCCCATATTTGATAAACTGATTGAGCATTCAAACGTTAACGAGTTCGTCAGGGCGGAGTCTGCCAATGAGAAGAAAGCGATATTCGCTAAGTATGGTTGGTCACTAGGCCTTAGGAATAGTTCAATGGCTGTTAGGAGGGATTTCATTAAGAGATTTGTTAATGTGATCAGGCTTTTTCCGGATGCCGTCGATGTACTACTTTACCTGCTGGCCCTTTCGAGCGAGGGGACAATCCTGCACAGCCCGGAGAGGCTAACGCTGTTTAGACTAAGTAGTACAAGCGCTAGTAGTGTCCGCTTTGTCGAAGATCCTGAGACACGCTTTAGGCGTGCTGTGAAGAACTCCATTAGGCACGCACTAGCTAGGCATGCCTTAGTCGTAACAGCCGGGTTACTGGATAAGTGGTTAGCAAAATATACCAACTACGACGAGGCATCGATTATAGGAGGAGTCTTTAGCGATTGGGGTGCGTGGTTGGTAAAGCCGTTGACTAACTATATAATTGGTAATAGGCCCTCAGCTAGGTATTTAGGGACAGCCATTTTTGGCCTCACGTACTTGTTAAACCCCACACTCGCGAAGAGACTGATATATTACTACTACACTAAGTTTAGTCATATTTCTTTCTCGTGGTCATGA
- a CDS encoding glycosyltransferase family 4 protein, with protein MKIIHVHHHYWPVIGGLENVVKALAEGMARLGHEVHVVTSTYGAEGRPREEVINGVHIHRVKSIRLGYPDLTYPLEVPRGILRDADVVHGHSQNSLFTVEMIREAKRLGARTVIHFMAVDSFNDHPSRLIRLLAPYYGRWSVRKAIEASDVRLVKSFRDMEILRNRYGIEAEYVPDGVDEGLLRKPNMAVEFRRKFGIQGPLIVYVGRLHKLKGIDVLIRALAIATKKEPSLKAVIAGPGDQRPYRELADKLGISDKVLFTGFVDEDTKVGAIDASIALTLPSVSDHVEVFSLAITEAWAREKPVIASAVGEIPYRVKHMVNGLLVPPGDPKALAEAMIALVQDRELSVRLGMEGRKSVFTWDEIVSKLLNIYTAR; from the coding sequence ATGAAGATAATCCACGTTCACCATCACTACTGGCCCGTGATTGGTGGCTTGGAAAACGTGGTCAAGGCGCTGGCTGAGGGCATGGCTAGGCTCGGCCACGAGGTTCACGTGGTGACAAGCACCTATGGTGCTGAGGGTAGGCCTAGGGAGGAGGTTATTAACGGTGTCCATATTCATAGGGTTAAGTCAATTAGGCTAGGTTACCCAGACTTAACCTACCCACTGGAGGTGCCTAGGGGCATTTTGAGGGATGCAGATGTTGTTCATGGGCATAGCCAGAACAGCCTATTTACAGTCGAGATGATTAGGGAAGCCAAGAGGCTTGGTGCCAGGACCGTGATTCACTTCATGGCTGTTGACTCGTTTAACGACCACCCAAGTAGGTTAATTAGATTATTGGCACCATACTACGGCAGGTGGAGTGTCAGGAAGGCTATTGAGGCTAGTGACGTTAGGCTTGTTAAAAGCTTCAGGGACATGGAGATATTAAGGAATAGGTACGGCATAGAGGCAGAGTATGTGCCTGACGGCGTTGATGAGGGGCTCCTCAGGAAGCCTAACATGGCTGTGGAGTTTAGGCGAAAATTTGGTATACAGGGCCCCTTAATAGTCTACGTGGGGAGGCTCCATAAGCTAAAAGGCATTGACGTGCTCATAAGGGCCTTGGCAATAGCCACCAAGAAGGAGCCCAGTCTGAAGGCGGTTATAGCGGGGCCAGGTGACCAAAGGCCATATAGGGAACTAGCCGATAAGCTCGGCATTAGCGATAAAGTCTTATTCACGGGCTTTGTCGATGAAGATACTAAGGTCGGGGCCATCGATGCATCAATAGCCCTAACCCTACCAAGCGTGAGCGATCATGTTGAGGTCTTCTCTCTAGCAATAACGGAGGCGTGGGCTAGGGAAAAACCAGTAATAGCATCAGCGGTGGGCGAAATACCGTATAGGGTTAAGCACATGGTTAACGGGCTTCTAGTACCGCCCGGAGACCCCAAAGCGCTTGCTGAAGCTATGATAGCATTAGTGCAAGATAGGGAGTTAAGTGTAAGGTTGGGGATGGAGGGTAGGAAATCAGTGTTTACCTGGGATGAGATAGTGAGTAAGCTACTAAACATTTACACAGCTAGGTGA
- a CDS encoding glycosyltransferase, whose amino-acid sequence MSAKRLPLVTICIPTRNEERYIGQALFAIQRINIYPRYEVIVVDNLSSDRTRDIAKTFGAKIIENTHVGKLGLSRHMCSLEARGEIIAQIDADTVLTPLLLYKTAINLMKQKLGIYHVSHYYYDANALYNLAAHYYDKYFRKPHKTTGHFIAYTRELYDYVQFDINAALATEDYKFGEDAYRRFGSKIFKFDINETVLVSARGYKRRGLLRELNYLLREA is encoded by the coding sequence ATAAGTGCTAAAAGATTACCCCTAGTCACAATCTGTATACCAACAAGAAATGAGGAACGGTACATAGGGCAGGCACTCTTTGCAATACAGAGAATTAATATATATCCCAGATATGAAGTCATCGTAGTTGATAATTTATCGAGTGATAGGACAAGAGATATAGCAAAAACGTTCGGCGCAAAAATTATTGAAAATACTCACGTAGGTAAATTAGGCCTATCCAGGCACATGTGCTCGCTGGAGGCGAGAGGCGAAATAATAGCACAAATTGATGCGGATACTGTATTAACACCACTTTTACTTTATAAAACAGCGATCAACTTAATGAAACAAAAGCTTGGTATCTATCATGTTTCGCATTATTACTATGATGCTAATGCTCTGTATAATTTAGCAGCTCATTACTACGATAAATACTTCAGAAAACCGCATAAAACGACAGGACACTTCATAGCCTACACTCGAGAATTATATGATTACGTCCAATTTGATATAAATGCAGCATTAGCGACGGAAGACTACAAATTCGGCGAAGACGCCTATAGGAGATTTGGTTCAAAGATTTTCAAGTTCGATATAAACGAGACAGTACTAGTGAGCGCCAGAGGCTACAAGCGTAGAGGACTACTAAGGGAGCTCAACTATCTTCTAAGAGAAGCATAA
- a CDS encoding glycosyltransferase family 4 protein, with the protein MKIVYVAPFYHPVVGGVEDVVKHVAEYMAGRGHEVYVVTYNRLRVGGIGLLPREEVINGVKVIRLKPAITWSHGSYSPELPQIIKALKPDIVHVHVWRHPHVFQVAKLRREMGFKAVLHGHAPFHKLDQLGVATWAYHRLADTFGRNYLRTYDKYIALTRHEANIVKGLGLDEGKIEVIPNGVEEDRCDVNSSAKDENRVLYLGRISKSKNITLLLKAMKYVIREVRGAKLTLAGPDEDLIHGMLNYAERHGISVQYLGEVSEELKHRLYLESAVYALPSLYEPFGITLLEAGIHGTPSIITGNGGQVEASPPNLASLWAEPKPEKYGEAITTLLTDEELRKRLGGQAREWAQKHVWNKILPKYEELYSKLISNG; encoded by the coding sequence ATGAAGATAGTCTACGTAGCGCCCTTCTACCACCCCGTGGTCGGCGGTGTCGAGGACGTGGTTAAGCACGTAGCCGAGTACATGGCCGGCAGAGGCCACGAGGTCTATGTGGTGACTTACAATAGGCTTAGAGTAGGCGGCATCGGTTTACTGCCTAGGGAGGAGGTTATAAACGGCGTCAAGGTAATCAGGCTTAAGCCAGCTATAACATGGAGCCACGGCTCGTACAGCCCGGAACTACCCCAAATAATAAAGGCGCTAAAGCCCGACATTGTCCACGTACACGTCTGGAGGCACCCACACGTGTTCCAAGTAGCCAAGCTAAGGAGGGAAATGGGGTTCAAAGCGGTGCTGCACGGCCACGCACCATTCCACAAACTCGACCAACTAGGCGTAGCCACCTGGGCGTACCACAGGCTGGCGGACACGTTTGGCAGAAACTACCTGAGGACCTACGACAAGTACATAGCGCTGACTAGGCACGAAGCAAACATTGTCAAGGGACTAGGCCTCGATGAAGGGAAGATTGAGGTCATACCAAACGGCGTCGAGGAGGACAGATGCGACGTTAATAGTAGCGCCAAGGATGAGAACCGGGTCCTCTACCTGGGTAGGATAAGCAAGTCGAAGAACATAACCCTACTCCTCAAGGCGATGAAGTACGTGATCAGGGAGGTGAGGGGCGCTAAGCTAACCCTCGCCGGGCCAGACGAAGACCTAATCCACGGCATGCTAAACTATGCAGAGAGGCACGGCATAAGCGTGCAGTACTTGGGCGAGGTAAGTGAGGAGCTGAAACACAGACTATACCTTGAAAGCGCGGTCTACGCACTACCATCGCTGTACGAGCCGTTTGGAATAACGCTACTTGAGGCTGGGATCCACGGAACACCATCAATAATAACGGGGAACGGTGGGCAAGTGGAAGCCTCACCACCAAATCTGGCGAGCTTATGGGCGGAGCCCAAGCCAGAGAAGTACGGAGAAGCCATAACCACACTACTAACCGACGAGGAACTAAGGAAGAGGCTCGGCGGTCAAGCCAGGGAATGGGCGCAAAAACACGTGTGGAACAAAATACTGCCTAAGTACGAAGAACTCTACAGTAAGCTTATCAGCAATGGATAG